The sequence below is a genomic window from Flavobacteriales bacterium.
AAAGTAATGGAAGACTTTTTTGCGCACGAAACAGCCGTAATAGACGAAGGGGCGAAAATATCGAAAGGGGTTAAAATATGGCATTTTAGTCATATTATGAGTGATGCCGTGCTAGGCGAGAATTGTAATGTAGGCCAAAATGTTGTTATCTCTCCGAGAGTAATTTTAGGACGAAATGTTAAGATTCAGAATAATGTTTCGATCTATACAGGTGTTGTTTGTGAAGACGATGTATTTTTAGGTCCATCGATGGTATTTACAAACGTAATTAATCCAAGAAGCGCTGTAAATCGAAGAGGAGAATATATGACTACAAGGGTAGGAACAGGTGCGTCAATAGGTGCTAATGCTACTATTGTATGTGGACATGATATAGGGAAATTTTCCTTTATCGGAGCAGGTGCTGTGGTTACCAAAGAGATTGCACCATATGCAATGGTAGTGGGTAATCCAGCAAAACAAATTGGATGGATGAGTGAATTTGGATCAAAACTAATTTTTGATGAAGAGGGTAGATCTACATGTGAAGAAAGTAAAGAGAAGTATCAGATCAAAAATGGTTTGGTGAGTAAAATAAAATAGTAACTAATGAGTGAAGAGAAAATAAAATTTGCTGTTCTAGGTTGTGGGCATATTGGTAAACGTCATATGGAAATGATAAGAAGACACCCCGAAGCAGAATTGGTTGCTGGAGCAGATATTCGAACCCGTGAGGAATGTGGGATAGATGATGATGATTTGCCTATTTACGATTCACTTGAGAACATGTTGAATTCGGGGAAAGATTTTGATGTTGTTAATATCTGTACGCCAAATGGGTTGCATGCCGAGAATGCGATGGACGCTTTAGAAGGTAAAAAGCATATTGTTTGCGAAAAGCCAATGGCATTGAAGAAATTGAATTGTGAGAAGATTATTTCTAAAGGGTTAAATCTCTCAAAACAAGTTTTCTGTGTAATGCAAAATAGATATTCGCCTCCATCGGTATGGATAAAGGATGTAATTGAGAATAAACTTCTTGGCGAAATATTTCTTGTTCAACTAAACTGCTATTGGAATAGAGACGATCGATACTATAAAAAGGATGGTTGGAAAGGACGAGCTGATATGGATGGAGGGACATTGTTTACTCAGTTTTCACATTTTATAGATTTAATGTACTGGCTCTTCGGCGATATAGAAAATATCCAAGGAAAGTTCAATAACTGTTCCCATGAAGGGATTATTGATTTTGAAGATACTGGTGTAATTAATTTCGATTTTTTAGAAGAAGGAATGGGTAGTCTTAACTATTCTACATCTATCTGGGATACAAATTTTGAAAGTAGTATTACTATTATTGGAAGTAATGGCACAGTTAGATTAGGTGGCCAGTATATGAATAAGGTTGATTATTGTCATATAAAGGATTACACTATGCCGGAATTGGCTGAAGGAAATCCTTCAAATAACTATGGTGGATATCAAGGGTCTGCAGCAAATCATAATTATGTTATTCAAAATGTAATAGATACACTAAAGGGAAGGAAATCAATTGCAACAAATTCTTTGGAAGGGTTGAAAGTTGTTGATATTATAGAAAGAATCTATCAATTAAAATAAAAGTAAGATGTACGATAAGTTAGTTGCCAAAGAGGCAAAATTATGTATAATTGGCTTGGGTTATGTTGGTCTGCCAATTGCATTAGAATTCGCTAAAACTTTATCTGTTATCGGTTTCGATATTAATGAGGCGAGAGTTAACCAAATGAAGAATAATATTGACCCAAGTGAAGAGTTAGAAGCTTCTGATTTCGAGGGTCGAGATATTCAGTTTACTAGTTCTATTGAGGATATTAAAGAGGCGAGCTTTTTTGTAATAGCCGTTCCAACCCCAATAGATAATAGAAAGATGCCTGTTCTGGATATTCTATTAAGCGCTTCAGATACGGTGGGTAAAGTTATCTCGAAAGGAGATTATGTTGTATTTGAATCTACTGTTTACCCGGGTTGTACTGAGGAGGATTGTATACCTGTTGTTGAAAAGGTATCTGGATTAAAATTTGGTTCTGATTTTAAAGTTGGTTATTCTCCCGAAAGAATTAATCCCGGAGATAAGGAACACACAATAAATAATGTAATAAAGGTCGTGTCAGGTTGCGATCAAGAGTCATTAGATGAAATAGCTAAAGTTTACGAAATTGTTGTTCAGGCAGGTGTTCATAGAGCACCTTCTATTATGGTTGCTGAAGCCGCCAAGATTATTGAGAACACCCAGCGCGATGTTAATATTGCCTTAATAAATGAGTTGTCAATTATCTTTAATAAGATGAAGATAAACACATATGATGTTCTTGAAGCTGCAGGCACTAAATGGAACTTTTTGAACTTCAAGCCTGGTTTAGTTGGCGGACATTGCATAGGAGTAGATCCTTATTATCTCACTTATAGAGCAGAAGGATATGGGTACCATTCTCGGGTAATAACTTCAGGTAGATATGTGAACGACTCTATGGGATTTTATATTGCAAAACAGATTGTAAAGAAGGTAATTGCTGCAGACAGAAATATATCAGAAGCAAAAATATTGGTGATGGGTGCCACATTTAAAGAAAATGTGAGTGATATTAGAAATTCAAAAGTTGCCGATATAATCAGTGAATTAAAATCGTTCTCTGCGAATGTAGAAGTGCATGATCCATATGCGTCTTCTGACGATTTAAATAAAGAATATGGTTTCCACTTAGTTGATAAACTAGGTGTAGATTATGATGCCGTTATCGTTGCAGTTAATCATAAGGATTATTTGGGTTTCGATGCTAAGTACTTTAAGTCAATCTTAACTCCTAAAGGAGTACTAGCGGATTTAAAGGGAATATATTCTGGTAGAACCGAGGATATCGAATATTGGAGTTTGTAGAATTTAATCAATCTTTAAAAGTTGGCAGACAAGGTTTTAGTTACAGGGGGTTTAGGTTACATTGGCTCACATACTGTCGTTGAGTTGATCGAAAATGGATTTGAAGTTGTTATAATAGATGATCTTTCGAACTCGCACAAAGAGACATTAGAGGCGATTAAGGAGATTTCTTCTGTAAAACCAGATTGTGAAATATTTGATATTTGCGATGCTTCAAAGCTCGACGAATTGATTAACAACAATAAGGACATAAAGGCTACAATCCATTTTGCTGCTTACAAAGCAGTTGGAGAATCAGTAGAAGAACCAATTAAATATTATAAGAATAATCTAAACTCACTACTTAATTTATTAACTGTATTTGAAAAACTAGATGTTCGGCGTTTAGTATTTTCATCTTCATGTAGTGTATACGGTGAGCCATTGCAGATACCTGTAAATGAACAAACACC
It includes:
- a CDS encoding N-acetyltransferase produces the protein MEDFFAHETAVIDEGAKISKGVKIWHFSHIMSDAVLGENCNVGQNVVISPRVILGRNVKIQNNVSIYTGVVCEDDVFLGPSMVFTNVINPRSAVNRRGEYMTTRVGTGASIGANATIVCGHDIGKFSFIGAGAVVTKEIAPYAMVVGNPAKQIGWMSEFGSKLIFDEEGRSTCEESKEKYQIKNGLVSKIK
- a CDS encoding Gfo/Idh/MocA family oxidoreductase, which gives rise to MSEEKIKFAVLGCGHIGKRHMEMIRRHPEAELVAGADIRTREECGIDDDDLPIYDSLENMLNSGKDFDVVNICTPNGLHAENAMDALEGKKHIVCEKPMALKKLNCEKIISKGLNLSKQVFCVMQNRYSPPSVWIKDVIENKLLGEIFLVQLNCYWNRDDRYYKKDGWKGRADMDGGTLFTQFSHFIDLMYWLFGDIENIQGKFNNCSHEGIIDFEDTGVINFDFLEEGMGSLNYSTSIWDTNFESSITIIGSNGTVRLGGQYMNKVDYCHIKDYTMPELAEGNPSNNYGGYQGSAANHNYVIQNVIDTLKGRKSIATNSLEGLKVVDIIERIYQLK
- a CDS encoding nucleotide sugar dehydrogenase, whose product is MYDKLVAKEAKLCIIGLGYVGLPIALEFAKTLSVIGFDINEARVNQMKNNIDPSEELEASDFEGRDIQFTSSIEDIKEASFFVIAVPTPIDNRKMPVLDILLSASDTVGKVISKGDYVVFESTVYPGCTEEDCIPVVEKVSGLKFGSDFKVGYSPERINPGDKEHTINNVIKVVSGCDQESLDEIAKVYEIVVQAGVHRAPSIMVAEAAKIIENTQRDVNIALINELSIIFNKMKINTYDVLEAAGTKWNFLNFKPGLVGGHCIGVDPYYLTYRAEGYGYHSRVITSGRYVNDSMGFYIAKQIVKKVIAADRNISEAKILVMGATFKENVSDIRNSKVADIISELKSFSANVEVHDPYASSDDLNKEYGFHLVDKLGVDYDAVIVAVNHKDYLGFDAKYFKSILTPKGVLADLKGIYSGRTEDIEYWSL
- a CDS encoding NAD-dependent epimerase/dehydratase family protein, coding for MADKVLVTGGLGYIGSHTVVELIENGFEVVIIDDLSNSHKETLEAIKEISSVKPDCEIFDICDASKLDELINNNKDIKATIHFAAYKAVGESVEEPIKYYKNNLNSLLNLLTVFEKLDVRRLVFSSSCSVYGEPLQIPVNEQTPTEPAESPYANTKLICEDICKDYFRNVDGSCILLRYFNPVGAHESALIGELPIGPPSN